A genomic stretch from Dissulfuribacter thermophilus includes:
- the lysA gene encoding diaminopimelate decarboxylase, whose translation MDYFDFKNGELYCEDCRVLDIEKEVGTPFYLYSAKTLERHFKAYEDALHGIPHLVCFAVKANSNLAVLRFLGELGAGADIVSGGELFRALKAGISPSRIVYSGVGKTGEEIKEALNSGVLMFNVESTGELEKIGEVSRTIGKAAPISFRVNPDVDPKTHPYISTGLEENKFGLPVDEARRAYEYASRNEEFLIRGISCHIGSQLTEVSPFVDALKRVLSLVDELEKKGIKIEYLDMGGGLGIKYDNESPPLPEEYVKALKTTIGSRDLKLILEPGRSICGNAGILVTKVLYKKKTPKKAFLVVDAAMNDLARPSLYKAFHEIVPVVEQDAKMSTFDVVGPICETGDFFARSRSLPEVNPGDLLAIRSAGAYGFTMSSNYNSRPRVAEVMVYGDKFKVVRRRETFDDLIRGETFFHE comes from the coding sequence ATGGACTATTTTGATTTTAAAAATGGGGAACTATATTGTGAGGACTGTAGAGTTTTAGATATTGAAAAAGAGGTTGGCACTCCGTTTTATTTATACAGTGCAAAGACCCTGGAAAGGCATTTTAAGGCGTATGAAGACGCCCTTCATGGCATTCCTCACCTTGTATGTTTTGCAGTTAAGGCAAATAGCAACCTAGCTGTCTTGAGATTCTTAGGAGAACTTGGAGCAGGGGCAGATATAGTCTCTGGTGGCGAGTTGTTTAGGGCACTCAAGGCAGGTATCAGTCCTTCGAGGATTGTTTATTCAGGGGTTGGCAAGACTGGAGAGGAGATAAAAGAGGCCCTTAATTCAGGGGTTTTAATGTTTAATGTGGAATCAACTGGTGAACTTGAAAAGATCGGAGAGGTTTCCAGGACAATTGGAAAGGCCGCCCCAATTTCTTTTAGAGTGAATCCTGACGTAGATCCAAAAACTCATCCATATATATCTACAGGTCTTGAAGAAAATAAGTTTGGGTTGCCAGTAGATGAGGCAAGAAGGGCTTACGAGTATGCCTCTAGGAATGAGGAGTTTCTCATAAGGGGGATAAGTTGTCATATTGGATCCCAGCTTACTGAAGTAAGTCCCTTTGTTGATGCCTTGAAGAGGGTATTGAGTCTCGTGGATGAATTGGAGAAAAAGGGTATCAAGATAGAATACCTCGACATGGGCGGAGGACTTGGCATCAAATATGACAATGAGAGCCCACCGCTCCCAGAGGAATATGTCAAGGCATTGAAGACGACCATAGGTTCGAGGGATTTAAAATTGATTCTTGAACCAGGAAGGAGTATCTGCGGCAACGCAGGCATTTTGGTCACCAAAGTTTTATATAAGAAAAAGACACCTAAGAAGGCCTTTTTGGTGGTAGACGCCGCAATGAATGATCTGGCCAGGCCAAGCCTTTATAAGGCCTTTCATGAGATAGTACCAGTAGTGGAGCAGGATGCAAAAATGTCTACCTTCGATGTGGTAGGGCCAATATGTGAGACAGGAGATTTTTTTGCGAGATCACGGTCTTTGCCAGAGGTAAATCCGGGAGATCTCTTGGCCATAAGGAGCGCAGGGGCTTATGGTTTTACCATGAGTTCAAATTATAATTCCAGACCAAGGGTGGCAGAAGTAATGGTCTATGGAGATAAGTTTAAGGTGGTGAGAAGGCGCGAGACCTTTGATGATCTTATTAGAGGAGAGACCTTTTTCCATGAATAA
- the argH gene encoding argininosuccinate lyase, whose protein sequence is MAKKPWGGRFKESTHELVERFTESVSFDKRLYRWDIKGSMAHARMLAKQGIISKDDAERIVEGLSVIKEKIDKGEFHWDQKLEDVHMNIEAELSRLIGEPGKRLHTARSRNDQVATDIRLYLKDEINSLDKALASLQGAILYQAKEYMGYAMPGFTHLQHAQPVLWSHHMMAYFEQFRRDRERLRDTLKRVDVCPLGSAALAGTDFPIDREYVREELGFSGLTRNSMDAVSDRDFVAEFIFCASLIMIHLSRLSEELILWSSEEFSFVELPDSFCTGSSIMPQKKNPDCPELIRGKTGRVIGDLVAILTLIKGLPMAYNRDLQEDKEPLFDACDTVRSCVEVMEGVLRGMVPKKERLNQALKSGYLTATDLADYLVEKGVPFRTAHEVVGRVVAYCIENNKELWDLDLDELRSFSSVIEEDCFERLSIDGSIKKRNSYGGTSPDQVLKAIEEAERWLAEF, encoded by the coding sequence ATGGCAAAAAAGCCGTGGGGAGGGCGGTTTAAAGAATCGACTCATGAACTTGTGGAAAGGTTTACTGAAAGTGTAAGCTTTGATAAAAGGCTCTATAGGTGGGACATAAAAGGCAGTATGGCCCATGCCAGGATGTTGGCCAAACAGGGCATCATCTCAAAGGATGATGCTGAGCGAATTGTTGAGGGGCTCAGTGTCATCAAAGAAAAAATTGACAAAGGCGAGTTCCATTGGGATCAAAAACTTGAAGATGTTCACATGAACATTGAGGCAGAGCTCTCACGGCTCATAGGAGAGCCTGGAAAGAGACTTCATACAGCTCGAAGCAGGAATGATCAGGTAGCAACTGATATCCGACTTTATCTCAAAGATGAGATAAACTCCCTGGATAAGGCCTTGGCCTCGTTGCAAGGTGCTATTCTTTATCAGGCCAAGGAATATATGGGATATGCAATGCCTGGCTTTACTCACCTCCAGCACGCACAACCAGTCCTGTGGTCGCATCATATGATGGCCTATTTTGAACAATTCAGACGAGACAGAGAACGCTTAAGGGATACATTGAAGCGTGTTGATGTGTGCCCTCTTGGTTCTGCAGCACTAGCAGGAACAGATTTTCCAATCGATAGGGAATATGTTCGGGAAGAATTAGGGTTTTCTGGATTGACTCGTAACAGTATGGATGCAGTATCTGATAGGGATTTTGTGGCAGAGTTTATCTTCTGTGCGAGCCTCATAATGATTCATTTAAGCAGGCTTTCAGAAGAACTTATTCTTTGGAGTAGTGAAGAATTTTCTTTTGTTGAGCTACCTGATAGTTTTTGTACTGGTTCGAGCATCATGCCTCAGAAAAAGAATCCTGACTGTCCTGAACTCATTAGAGGAAAGACCGGCAGGGTTATAGGGGACCTTGTTGCCATTTTGACCCTCATAAAGGGGCTTCCCATGGCATATAACCGGGATCTTCAAGAGGACAAAGAGCCCCTTTTTGATGCATGCGATACAGTGAGATCGTGTGTAGAGGTCATGGAAGGGGTCTTGAGGGGGATGGTTCCCAAAAAAGAACGTCTTAACCAGGCGTTAAAAAGCGGATATCTTACAGCGACTGATCTCGCAGACTATTTGGTAGAAAAAGGGGTTCCTTTTAGGACTGCTCATGAGGTAGTAGGGCGTGTAGTGGCCTATTGTATAGAGAACAACAAAGAGCTATGGGACTTAGATTTAGATGAGCTCAGGTCTTTTTCTTCAGTGATTGAAGAGGACTGTTTTGAACGTTTGAGTATTGATGGCTCTATCAAAAAAAGGAATTCATACGGAGGTACCTCTCCTGATCAGGTGTTAAAGGCCATTGAGGAGGCAGAGCGTTGGCTGGCAGAGTTCTAG
- a CDS encoding tetratricopeptide repeat protein — MEAVTFPDNKVVEFIESNFIPVRIAFDAKPLSEEFNVKWTPTIITLDDSGKEHHRTVGFLSSEELIPSLNLGIGKGYFEKDELKEALKWFEHIVIQYPKSDFTPEALFLKGVVQYKLTQDPKPLKEAYEDLTKNFPDSEWTKRAYPYRLL; from the coding sequence ATGGAGGCAGTTACGTTTCCAGATAATAAGGTTGTAGAATTTATTGAATCAAATTTTATACCGGTAAGAATAGCCTTTGATGCAAAACCACTTTCAGAAGAATTCAATGTGAAATGGACCCCTACCATAATTACGCTTGATGATTCAGGGAAAGAGCACCACCGAACAGTGGGATTTCTTTCTTCAGAAGAGCTCATTCCATCATTGAATCTTGGAATTGGGAAGGGCTATTTTGAGAAAGATGAACTGAAAGAGGCCTTGAAATGGTTTGAACACATAGTGATTCAATATCCAAAAAGTGATTTTACTCCTGAAGCGCTATTTTTAAAGGGCGTTGTTCAGTATAAGTTGACTCAAGATCCAAAGCCGTTAAAAGAGGCTTATGAAGATTTGACAAAAAATTTTCCAGACAGCGAGTGGACAAAGAGGGCCTATCCATATAGGCTTTTATAA
- a CDS encoding exo-beta-N-acetylmuramidase NamZ family protein, which yields MAKVVTGLESLALDPRPLKGLRIGLLCHQASIDSRLRQAKNILFELFGKDLKCLFSPQHGLYADKQDNMVESEDMIDEDLGIPVFSLYGKRRKPSTDSLSNIDCLIIDLQDVGTRVYTYIWTMCLCMKEAAKAGIKVVVLDRPNPLGGERVEGNLLSPDFFSFVGMAQIPMRHGMTIGEIALYLRREFGLDLDLKVIKMAGWNRRMYFDETGLPWVWPSPNMPTLDTALVYPGQVLLEGTNLSEGRGTTRPFEVFGAPYLDIKVISREMEGSDLKGFYLRPQYFEPTFHKWHGETCKGVQIHVIDRYKFEPYLFTLTLLSVVMRHFKDDFSYKLPPYEYEFERLPMDLLIGKQEIRMLVEDGMDSTGLREVLRRDQEAFCEMRQAYLLY from the coding sequence ATGGCAAAGGTTGTAACAGGACTTGAGAGTTTGGCTTTAGATCCAAGACCATTAAAAGGTCTACGAATAGGTCTTTTGTGTCACCAGGCCTCAATAGACTCTAGACTAAGGCAGGCAAAAAATATCCTTTTTGAATTGTTTGGTAAGGATTTAAAGTGCCTCTTTTCGCCGCAGCATGGTCTCTATGCAGACAAGCAGGATAATATGGTGGAGTCAGAAGACATGATCGATGAGGATTTGGGTATCCCTGTGTTTAGTCTGTATGGAAAGAGGCGTAAACCCAGTACTGACAGTCTTTCAAATATTGACTGTCTTATAATAGACCTTCAGGATGTGGGTACTCGTGTCTATACCTATATTTGGACCATGTGTCTTTGCATGAAGGAGGCAGCAAAGGCTGGTATTAAGGTGGTGGTCCTTGATAGGCCAAATCCTTTAGGAGGCGAAAGGGTAGAGGGCAATCTGCTTAGCCCAGATTTCTTTTCTTTCGTAGGGATGGCCCAGATCCCCATGCGCCACGGCATGACTATTGGAGAGATCGCACTCTATTTAAGAAGGGAATTCGGCCTGGATCTTGATCTCAAAGTTATCAAAATGGCTGGATGGAATAGGCGAATGTATTTTGACGAAACAGGACTTCCGTGGGTATGGCCTTCTCCGAATATGCCGACTCTTGATACTGCTTTGGTTTACCCAGGGCAGGTGCTTTTAGAAGGCACTAATCTTTCAGAAGGTAGAGGTACGACTAGGCCTTTTGAGGTGTTTGGTGCACCGTATCTTGATATCAAGGTAATTTCGAGAGAAATGGAAGGTTCTGATCTAAAAGGTTTTTATTTGAGACCTCAATACTTTGAGCCCACTTTTCATAAATGGCACGGAGAAACTTGTAAGGGCGTTCAAATTCATGTGATAGATAGGTATAAGTTTGAACCTTATTTGTTCACACTTACACTATTATCCGTTGTCATGAGACATTTTAAAGATGATTTTTCATATAAACTCCCTCCCTATGAGTACGAATTTGAAAGGCTTCCAATGGACCTCCTCATTGGAAAACAGGAGATAAGAATGCTAGTTGAGGATGGTATGGATTCTACTGGATTGAGAGAGGTCCTTAGACGAGATCAGGAAGCCTTTTGTGAGATGCGACAGGCATATCTTTTATATTAA
- a CDS encoding chloride channel protein: MIKSLRRLLKHSFNLKRWFQYRRVLILAIPTGIVAGLGSVLFYCSLDLAHKVFLDFLAGYRPEGPMGEHSIFPPTATPFNRWALAIVPAIGGLISGWLVYTFAPEAEGHGTDAAVEAYHFKNGMVRARIPIIKTIASAITIGSGGSGGREGPIAQIGAGFGSILAQWLSLTQEERRILMMAGMSAGIGSIFHAPLAGAIFAAEILYRDIDMEYELLVPSAITSVVAYCVFSLFFGFGNLFYTPPNFTFAHAKEILPYTVLAVIVAIGANLHSRLFYFIRDLFLKLPVLPHIKPAIGGLFTGIIGYFIPDAIYTGYGLLQNAFFGKCGLMLLLTVAIAKSFTTAFSIGSGGSGGVFGPSVVIGGALGGAVGMGLHHFFPSFVPVPEAYCIVGMAGFFAAAASTPFSTVIMVSEMTGGYGLLLPAVWVSTLAFLLRGKVGLYEKQITTRFDTPIHHGDFLIGVLGKLTVHEALKRFKKEQPAPVLSNTTLPKLLEYMSRYPHSVFPVMSKKGEFLGVVPAIKVRKTVSQNGLSSSVSAVDLIETRPIVYSWDALSLALKRMAEENVDEVVVLSSRGDEKHFSGILTRSDILKAYENLLSNMSDSKAPII; this comes from the coding sequence ATGATTAAGAGCTTAAGACGCCTATTAAAACACTCATTCAATCTTAAACGATGGTTTCAGTATAGAAGAGTCCTTATTCTTGCAATCCCAACAGGCATTGTAGCAGGGCTTGGTTCAGTACTATTTTATTGTTCCCTTGATCTTGCCCATAAAGTATTCCTCGACTTTCTCGCTGGTTACAGGCCAGAAGGTCCCATGGGTGAGCATTCCATTTTCCCTCCAACTGCCACCCCCTTTAATCGCTGGGCCCTTGCAATAGTCCCTGCCATCGGAGGTCTTATATCAGGCTGGCTCGTCTACACCTTTGCGCCTGAGGCAGAAGGACATGGCACCGATGCCGCAGTCGAGGCATACCACTTCAAAAATGGAATGGTGAGAGCAAGGATCCCTATAATCAAAACTATCGCATCTGCCATAACTATCGGATCTGGCGGTTCAGGTGGACGCGAAGGCCCAATTGCCCAGATAGGTGCAGGCTTCGGATCTATACTGGCCCAATGGCTTTCTTTGACCCAAGAAGAAAGACGCATTCTCATGATGGCTGGAATGAGTGCCGGGATTGGCTCCATCTTTCATGCTCCACTTGCTGGGGCAATCTTCGCCGCTGAAATTTTATACAGAGACATAGACATGGAATACGAACTTCTTGTCCCATCTGCCATAACATCTGTAGTTGCATATTGTGTGTTCTCTCTCTTTTTTGGCTTTGGAAATCTATTCTATACCCCGCCAAATTTTACATTTGCCCACGCAAAAGAGATATTACCTTACACGGTACTTGCAGTTATAGTAGCAATTGGTGCCAATCTACATTCCAGACTTTTTTACTTCATAAGAGATCTGTTTTTAAAACTGCCAGTACTTCCTCATATTAAGCCCGCCATCGGAGGACTCTTTACTGGGATTATTGGCTATTTCATCCCCGATGCCATCTATACTGGCTATGGTCTTTTGCAGAACGCCTTCTTTGGCAAATGTGGCCTTATGCTCCTCCTTACTGTGGCAATAGCCAAGAGTTTTACAACTGCCTTTAGCATCGGATCTGGCGGAAGTGGAGGTGTATTTGGACCAAGTGTAGTCATAGGAGGGGCCTTGGGCGGCGCAGTTGGAATGGGTCTCCACCACTTTTTTCCTTCTTTTGTCCCTGTACCGGAGGCCTATTGCATTGTTGGCATGGCAGGCTTTTTTGCTGCAGCTGCCAGCACCCCATTTTCCACGGTAATTATGGTAAGCGAAATGACTGGCGGTTATGGTCTACTTCTTCCAGCAGTGTGGGTATCCACCCTTGCTTTTCTATTACGGGGCAAAGTTGGACTTTACGAAAAACAGATCACTACTCGTTTTGATACTCCTATACATCATGGAGATTTCCTAATAGGAGTGCTTGGTAAACTCACTGTCCACGAGGCATTGAAACGATTTAAAAAAGAGCAGCCTGCTCCCGTCTTATCTAACACTACGCTACCAAAACTCCTAGAATACATGTCTAGGTATCCTCATTCAGTATTCCCTGTCATGAGCAAAAAGGGAGAATTCTTAGGGGTGGTACCAGCAATAAAAGTCAGAAAGACTGTCTCGCAAAATGGACTTTCAAGCTCTGTCTCGGCAGTAGATCTCATAGAAACGAGACCAATAGTATATTCCTGGGATGCACTCAGCCTTGCCCTTAAGCGTATGGCAGAAGAAAATGTAGACGAAGTTGTAGTGCTTTCCTCAAGAGGAGATGAAAAGCATTTCAGCGGTATCTTAACGAGATCCGACATTTTGAAGGCCTATGAAAATCTACTTTCCAACATGAGCGACTCAAAAGCCCCCATTATCTAA
- a CDS encoding BCAM0308 family protein, with protein sequence MYKSHHGRADRLIQEKDHDPYREREKWPENTTCKVCGLVFTGGRWTWPKEEMIPIELTEGVQEALCPACQRTKDDFPAGTVEIKGLFFKKHEQEILNLIANEEESEKKDHPLERIMDQEYLEDSLVIKTTGIHIARRLGEALRNAYQGVLEMRYGDAEKSIRITWNRD encoded by the coding sequence ATGTACAAAAGTCATCATGGAAGGGCAGATCGTCTCATTCAAGAAAAAGACCATGATCCCTACAGAGAGAGAGAAAAATGGCCAGAAAATACCACATGTAAGGTCTGTGGACTTGTTTTTACAGGAGGAAGATGGACCTGGCCCAAAGAGGAGATGATCCCCATTGAACTGACCGAAGGCGTTCAAGAGGCACTTTGTCCAGCATGTCAGCGCACTAAAGATGATTTCCCTGCTGGTACCGTAGAAATCAAGGGTCTCTTTTTTAAAAAACATGAACAAGAAATCTTGAATTTAATAGCTAATGAGGAGGAATCAGAAAAAAAAGACCATCCATTGGAAAGAATAATGGACCAAGAATACCTAGAAGACTCCCTTGTAATTAAAACTACTGGCATTCACATTGCAAGGAGACTCGGTGAAGCCTTGAGGAACGCCTATCAGGGAGTGCTGGAAATGAGATATGGCGATGCCGAAAAAAGCATTAGAATAACCTGGAACAGAGATTGA
- a CDS encoding LysM peptidoglycan-binding domain-containing protein — protein MKLISLLISVFLLVSACAPVSHKQNLNHALVSTTPKEIDKDVNGSSVILGDDLPLHANEATCSENKGAEVPFFEKIRGKEAVEYLENDYDFSRKYDLERYQRMLDTALELCKTAQELWGKGKLNDALNALDEAYALILKVDPDSKPELLQQKEDLRFLIAKRVMEIHASRFTVANGLHGEIPLILNKEVMEEIKRFQGPERSFFLAAYRRSGRYRPMIVKALKEAGLPEELSWLPLIESGFKVRALSRARALGLWQFIASTGYKFGLNRNTWIDERLDPEKSTRAAIQYLTELHKIFGDWMTVLAAYNCGEGTVLRVIRKQRINYLDHFWDLYQMLPRETVRYVPRFIATLLIVKEPEKFGFTLGEPEPALTFEKVELKKQLHLAQIAEAIGVSKKVLKELNPELRYQITPPGSYALRVPVGKKEVLLAKLEEIDSWSLPKKAFVYHKVRRGETLSSIALRYGARIRDIELANNIRHRNLIRVGQTLKVPLTGKGPNIPRQLYAKKKKKFKRYVVQRGDSLWLIARKFNTSVTSIKKANGLRSNCLSVGQVLKIP, from the coding sequence GTGAAACTAATATCATTATTGATCAGTGTATTTTTGTTAGTGTCGGCGTGTGCGCCGGTTTCTCATAAGCAAAACCTGAATCATGCCTTGGTATCAACAACACCAAAGGAAATTGACAAAGATGTAAATGGCTCAAGCGTTATTCTAGGTGATGATTTGCCTCTTCATGCCAATGAGGCGACTTGCTCGGAAAATAAAGGGGCCGAAGTCCCGTTTTTTGAAAAGATCCGTGGGAAAGAGGCTGTAGAATATTTAGAGAATGACTATGATTTTTCTAGAAAATATGACCTTGAGCGTTATCAAAGGATGTTGGATACTGCCTTGGAGCTCTGTAAAACAGCTCAGGAGCTCTGGGGAAAAGGTAAACTCAACGATGCATTAAATGCCCTAGATGAAGCCTACGCCCTGATTTTAAAAGTTGACCCAGATAGCAAGCCTGAACTACTTCAACAAAAAGAGGATCTGCGATTTCTCATTGCCAAGCGAGTTATGGAGATCCATGCCTCCAGGTTTACAGTGGCAAATGGACTCCATGGCGAGATCCCCCTTATCTTAAACAAGGAAGTGATGGAGGAGATTAAGAGGTTTCAAGGGCCAGAGCGTTCATTTTTTCTAGCTGCCTATCGCAGATCAGGTCGTTACAGGCCCATGATCGTAAAGGCATTGAAAGAGGCGGGACTACCTGAAGAGCTTTCATGGCTACCACTTATTGAGAGTGGTTTTAAGGTTAGGGCCTTGTCAAGGGCAAGGGCCCTAGGACTTTGGCAGTTCATAGCAAGCACTGGCTATAAATTTGGACTCAATAGGAATACCTGGATTGATGAGAGACTTGATCCAGAAAAATCTACGAGGGCTGCAATACAATACCTAACAGAACTTCATAAAATATTTGGTGATTGGATGACTGTGCTTGCAGCTTATAATTGCGGTGAAGGCACAGTCCTTCGTGTTATTCGAAAACAGAGAATTAATTATCTCGATCACTTTTGGGATCTCTATCAAATGCTGCCGAGAGAGACAGTAAGATATGTTCCACGCTTTATTGCCACACTTCTCATTGTAAAAGAGCCGGAAAAATTTGGTTTTACCCTTGGTGAGCCAGAACCTGCTCTTACCTTTGAAAAGGTAGAACTAAAAAAGCAGCTCCATCTTGCTCAAATTGCAGAAGCAATAGGGGTCTCAAAAAAGGTATTAAAAGAGCTCAATCCAGAACTTAGATACCAGATAACTCCACCAGGTTCTTATGCCTTGAGAGTGCCAGTGGGGAAAAAAGAGGTTCTGTTAGCCAAACTAGAGGAAATCGATTCTTGGAGTCTCCCAAAGAAGGCCTTTGTGTATCATAAGGTTAGACGCGGCGAGACGCTTTCTTCAATAGCCTTAAGATATGGAGCAAGGATTCGAGATATCGAATTGGCCAATAATATAAGGCATAGAAATTTGATAAGGGTGGGTCAAACCCTAAAGGTCCCATTGACAGGCAAAGGGCCTAATATCCCAAGGCAATTATACGCTAAGAAGAAAAAGAAGTTTAAGCGCTATGTAGTGCAACGAGGAGATAGTCTATGGCTTATTGCAAGAAAATTCAATACTAGCGTTACTTCTATCAAAAAAGCCAACGGCCTTCGATCAAACTGTCTTTCAGTGGGGCAAGTATTGAAGATACCGTAG
- a CDS encoding HDOD domain-containing protein, with product MESHISKRLKEIEDLPPVPRTLQEVFHSFDSITTSAKTLEEIIKKDPVLTAKVLKMANSPYYGVHGEINSISKAIVLLGFDEIRNLVIGLTVTATFSRQFKIKNFSTNDLWLHSIGVAYCSKMLGERCDGMDPDELFTIGLIHDLGRFLMPFYFVKELEQAVSMSEQMGIGLIEAEERLGISHAEIGAFLAILWQLSDLVVSTIRYHHHPKGAGQHSRTASVIYVADQLVQKIGQGWNLDYKNTKLFVPKLLGLHATDIKAIARELKKNMKSIKDSWSTILD from the coding sequence ATGGAATCCCATATCTCTAAGAGGTTGAAGGAAATTGAGGACTTACCACCAGTACCAAGGACCCTTCAAGAAGTATTTCATAGCTTTGATTCTATTACTACTTCTGCAAAAACACTTGAGGAAATAATAAAAAAAGATCCGGTATTAACTGCCAAGGTCTTAAAAATGGCAAATTCGCCTTACTATGGGGTCCACGGAGAGATAAATTCTATAAGTAAGGCGATAGTCCTACTAGGGTTTGATGAAATCCGCAATCTGGTAATAGGCCTTACGGTAACTGCCACCTTTTCAAGACAGTTTAAAATAAAAAATTTTTCTACCAATGACCTCTGGCTTCATTCCATTGGCGTTGCATATTGCTCCAAGATGCTAGGAGAACGGTGCGATGGAATGGACCCAGATGAATTGTTCACAATTGGATTGATCCATGATTTAGGTCGTTTTTTGATGCCTTTTTATTTTGTCAAAGAACTCGAGCAGGCAGTCTCCATGTCTGAACAAATGGGTATAGGTCTGATTGAGGCGGAGGAAAGGCTTGGAATTTCTCATGCCGAGATAGGGGCATTTTTGGCTATATTGTGGCAATTAAGTGACCTAGTTGTGAGTACAATCCGATATCATCACCATCCAAAGGGAGCAGGTCAACATAGTCGAACAGCTTCAGTCATTTATGTAGCTGATCAGTTGGTGCAAAAGATAGGCCAAGGATGGAATCTGGATTACAAGAATACAAAGCTCTTTGTCCCAAAGCTTTTGGGATTGCATGCAACTGATATCAAGGCGATAGCGCGAGAATTGAAGAAAAATATGAAGTCAATTAAGGATAGCTGGAGTACCATACTGGACTAG
- a CDS encoding GTP-binding protein, with product MALIDLTRKEIHCKIVYYGPGRCGKTTNLIYIYNALDHKIKGKMLTIETKGDRTLFFDLLPLSLGKVNGFDIRIQLYTVPGQAIYEATRKLVLKGVDGVVFVADSLKIRQNKNKESLDDLKTNLESHSRDIMEIPIVLQYNKRDLVNTPIPTLTIDELQADLNKELKTVYFEAAAVKGIGVFETLKEISKRTIRNVITKHLSDR from the coding sequence ATGGCTCTTATTGATTTAACCAGAAAAGAAATTCACTGCAAAATTGTATATTATGGCCCTGGAAGGTGCGGAAAAACCACTAATCTCATTTACATTTACAACGCACTGGACCACAAGATCAAAGGTAAAATGCTCACAATTGAGACCAAAGGGGACAGGACCCTATTTTTCGACCTGCTGCCATTGAGTCTAGGCAAAGTCAACGGCTTTGACATCAGAATCCAACTCTACACAGTACCAGGACAGGCCATATACGAGGCCACAAGAAAGCTTGTATTAAAGGGAGTAGATGGGGTTGTCTTTGTAGCTGATTCCCTCAAAATTAGACAAAACAAGAACAAAGAGAGTCTGGATGATCTAAAAACAAACCTAGAGTCACACTCCCGTGACATTATGGAGATCCCCATTGTACTACAGTACAACAAAAGGGACCTTGTCAATACTCCCATTCCCACACTCACAATCGATGAACTGCAGGCAGATCTCAATAAAGAACTAAAAACCGTTTATTTCGAAGCAGCTGCAGTCAAAGGGATCGGGGTCTTCGAGACGTTAAAAGAGATCAGCAAAAGAACCATACGCAATGTCATCACCAAGCACCTATCAGACAGATGA